The Atribacteraceae bacterium region CTCAGTTCTCAGTATAAACTGAAAGTCGATGCCGGGCAATCAGCCCGGGAACCTAACCAGGAGCGCGGAAAGTCATAATTATTTCGCAGAAAAAGGATCAAAAGTCATGCTGTTTACTCTTCAGCGAGAAAACCTTCCCGGATGGCGAAGACGATGAGCTTCATCCGGTCGTCGACCTCGAGCTTGTCCATGAGGTGGGAGATATAGTTCTTAACGGTTTTCTCGCTGATAAAGAGGTCTTCGGCAATGGATTGGTTATTCTGGCCGCCGGCGACTTTTTTCAATACTTCCGTTTCCCGGGGACCGAGCCGTTCCAAGAGGGGTGAAGGAGAAGTCCTTTTTTTCTGGAGCCCTTGAATCTCCTTGATGACCTTCGGAGCGATCTCAGGCCCGATCACGATATCTCCTTCCAGAACAGCGAAAATACAGGTCATAATGTTGTTGAAGGACGCGCTTTTCAGAAGGTAACCGTGAGCGCCGACCGAAATCGCCTTGATCACTGTTTCTCGGGTATTGTCG contains the following coding sequences:
- a CDS encoding response regulator transcription factor, producing the protein MNSSHPIDPKTIRLSIVDDHPLFGEGLKNLLEFKGGFQDCRVYQNAGEALKGIPQAKPHLSLIDINLPDMDGVDLARRIISEVPGMKVLMLTVDNTRETVIKAISVGAHGYLLKSASFNNIMTCIFAVLEGDIVIGPEIAPKVIKEIQGLQKKRTSPSPLLERLGPRETEVLKKVAGGQNNQSIAEDLFISEKTVKNYISHLMDKLEVDDRMKLIVFAIREGFLAEE